From Candidatus Binatia bacterium:
TCCCGCCGCAGCCGGCGACGCACCCCGCCGGGATACCGAAAGACGCGTTGCGCGTCTCGCCGTGCGTCGCGCGAATGGGCGAGCACTGGGCGAATCCGAAGAACCTGCCGGTCGGACCGATCTACGGGGTCTGGCAAGGGAAGCCGGTATTCACCGAGATCATGGTCTCGGTGAAGCAGCTGCAGGAGGGATTCAGTTACGAGAACATCCGCGCGCTTCCCGGATACACGATCGATCACGTGGACTTCAACTACGAGCCGCACGGGCATGCCGGATTTCCGATTCCGCATTACGACCTCCACGCATACTACGTCTCGCCCGCCGTCCAGGCGACGATCTGCCCGAACGGGATCCCCGATTCCGCGATGAGGCCGGCGACGTAACCATCGGCCGGATACGATAATGTACGCTCCCCACACCGAGCGCGACGTCGAGCAGATGCTCGAGACGATCGGCGCCGCTTCGCTCGACGAGCTCCTGCGCGTCCCCGACGACGTCGCGCTCAAAGCGAAGCTCGACGTCGTTCCGGCGCTCCCCGAGTATCAGATTCAACGCCGCTTCGAGCAACTCGCGCGCAAGAACGAAGGCATAGATTATCGCTCGTTTCTCGGCGGCGGCGCCTATCGGCACTACGCGCCCCCGGCGATCGCCGCCCTGGCGATGCGCGGGGAATTCCTCACGGCGTACACGCCGTACCAGGCCGAGGTTTCGCAGGGCTACCTGCAAGCGATCTACGAATGGCAGACCTACATCTCGCTGCTCACCGGGATGGATCTCAGCAACGCGTCGGTCTACGACGGCGCGACCGCGCTCGCCGAGGCCGCGATCATGGCCTTCGGCGCGACCGGGCGGCACAAGATACTCGTATCGCGGGCGGTGCATCCAAACTACCGCGGCGTGCTGCGCACCTATTGCGAAGGGCTCGACGTCGCGGTCGACGAGATTCCGCTCGCGGACGGGATCACCGATTACGACGCGCTCGCGCGCGCCCTCGAGGCGGAAGAGTATGCCGCCGTCGCTCTGCAGTCGCCGAACTTCTTCGGCAACGTCGAGGTGCCGCCGGCGCCCGCGCGCGAAGCGATCGAACGCAGCGGCGCCATACCGGTCGCGGTCGTCGCCGAGGCGCTCTCGCTCGCGGCGCTCGCGCCGCCCTCCTCGTGGGGCGCGCAGATCGTCGCCGGCGAGGCGCAGAGCTTCGGCGTCGCCCAGGCCTATGGCGGGCCCTACGCCGGCTTCATCGCCTCGACGTCGGAACACGTGCGCCGCATTCCGGGGCGCCTCGTCGGAAAGACGCTCGACAACGCGGGCCGCGTCGCGTACGTGTTGACGCTGCAGGCGCGCGAGCAGCACATTCGGCGCGAGCGCGCGACGTCGAACATCTGCACGAACCAGGCGCACTGCGCGCTGATCGCGACGATCTATCTCGCGCTGATGGGGGAGAGCGGGTTGCGCGACGCCGCCGCGCTCAACCTCGCGCGCTCGCGCGAGTTGGCCAGCGCCGTCGCCAACATCCCGGGCGCGCGCCTCAAGCACTCGGCGCCGTTCTTCAACGAGTTCGTCGTCGACGTCGGCAGGCCGGCGGCGCAGGTGCTCGCGGCGCTGCAAGAACGCAAGATCTTAGGCGGGATCGATCTCGGCCGCTTCTATCCCGACTTGAGCGAGTGCGTTCTCATGACCGCGACCGAGTTGACGACGACCGGCGACGTCGCCGCGCTCGCCGCGGCGCTCGAGGAGGTGCTCCGTGCGCCCGCACGCCGCTGAGCCGTTGATCTTCGAGCTCGGACAGGAGGGCCGGGCGAATCGCTATCTCGAGCGCGGAAAACCGCTCGAGAACTTCCTGCCGAAGAAGATCGTGCGCGAAGATCTTCCGCTGCCCGAGAATAGCGAGCTCGACGTCGTCCGTCACTACACGCGTCTCTCGCAGCGGACCTTTGGAATAGATCTCGGCTTCTATCCGCTGGGGTCGTGCACGATGAAGTACAATCCGCGCGTCAACGATGCGATCGCCGGGCGGCGCGAGTTCGCCGACCTTCATCCATACGTGCCCGACGCGCTCGCGCAGGGCGCGCTCGAGGTGATGTACGAGCTGGAGCGATCGCTCAGCTCTCTCTTCGGCATGGCGGCCTTTTCGCTGAACCCGTCGGCCGGCGCGCACGCCGAGCTCGGAGCGCTGCTGATCGCCAAGAAGTACTTCAAGCAGCGCGGCGAGACGGCGCGCGATACGGTCATCGTGCCCGACACGGCGCACGGCACGAATCCCGCGTCGGCGGCGATGGTTGGATTCAAAGTATTCTCGCTGCCGAGCGACGCGCGCGGCCGCGTCACCGCGGAGGCGGTCCGCGCCGTGGTCGGCGCCGACACCGCCGTCTGCATGATGACCAATCCCAACACGCTCGGTCTTTTCGAGGAGGAGATTGCGGCGATCGCGGCCGCCGTGCACGCTGCCGGCGGCCTCATGTACTACGACGGCGCGAACGCGAACGCGATCATGGGGTACGCGCGGCCGGGCGACATGGGCTTCGATCTCAT
This genomic window contains:
- the gcvPA gene encoding aminomethyl-transferring glycine dehydrogenase subunit GcvPA; this translates as MYAPHTERDVEQMLETIGAASLDELLRVPDDVALKAKLDVVPALPEYQIQRRFEQLARKNEGIDYRSFLGGGAYRHYAPPAIAALAMRGEFLTAYTPYQAEVSQGYLQAIYEWQTYISLLTGMDLSNASVYDGATALAEAAIMAFGATGRHKILVSRAVHPNYRGVLRTYCEGLDVAVDEIPLADGITDYDALARALEAEEYAAVALQSPNFFGNVEVPPAPAREAIERSGAIPVAVVAEALSLAALAPPSSWGAQIVAGEAQSFGVAQAYGGPYAGFIASTSEHVRRIPGRLVGKTLDNAGRVAYVLTLQAREQHIRRERATSNICTNQAHCALIATIYLALMGESGLRDAAALNLARSRELASAVANIPGARLKHSAPFFNEFVVDVGRPAAQVLAALQERKILGGIDLGRFYPDLSECVLMTATELTTTGDVAALAAALEEVLRAPARR
- the gcvPB gene encoding aminomethyl-transferring glycine dehydrogenase subunit GcvPB is translated as MRPHAAEPLIFELGQEGRANRYLERGKPLENFLPKKIVREDLPLPENSELDVVRHYTRLSQRTFGIDLGFYPLGSCTMKYNPRVNDAIAGRREFADLHPYVPDALAQGALEVMYELERSLSSLFGMAAFSLNPSAGAHAELGALLIAKKYFKQRGETARDTVIVPDTAHGTNPASAAMVGFKVFSLPSDARGRVTAEAVRAVVGADTAVCMMTNPNTLGLFEEEIAAIAAAVHAAGGLMYYDGANANAIMGYARPGDMGFDLMHLNTHKTFTIPHGGGGAGHGPLGVAPHLVEYLPVPVVVRDGSQFRLDFDRPNSIGPLRSFWSNFAHAVRALAYLYANGEEGLKRVSQLAVLNANYLRVKIGEFLTTPYPERCRHEFVASAAELKRESGVRALDIAKALLDYGYMAPTIYFPLLVPECLMIEPTETESKETLDGFAQALREIVNLAHSAPEKLFEAPVTTPVGRVDETRAARQPDLRWKG